The window AGTTTGCCCACAAGTTTAGCTGAACCGTTCGACAGTCGGAGGTTGACTGCCGGAGCGGCGCCGAAGCGGCTTGATCCGGCATACCCGGATGCTTTGACGTTGTGACGACGGTTCGTCAGATGCTCTTGGGGGCTAATGCAGCGACAGCCATCCCGGTCAGAAGGCCACCAACGTGAGCACCGTTGGCGATGCCCTGTATCAGTGGTGTCATGCAAGCAAACATAAACCCGAGCATCAAATAAACATTGAACGGCGGGATGCCCACTGGATACGAAGGTTGGAAGCGAGGTCGAATCCATATGAATCCGAAAACGCCGAACACCGCTCCGGATGCACCAACCGCCATGGGGCTTTCGAGCCAGTCCGGCAAGACGACTTGAACAATCATGCCGATGATATGCGAAGCAAGCAGCAACGATCCAAGAAACCACGAGCCGTGCAAACGCTCAACGACGCTGCCAAGAGTGAACAACGCCATCATGTTGAACACCAAGTGCATCGTCGAGCCATGCAGAAAGGCTGGTGTGACCAACCGCCAGATCTCGCCCTTTTTGATCGAGACCCATGCGTCACCCGTCGTGGCATAATCGATTGGGCTCGCAAAATTCAGAGCCACGACTAGTTTTTCTCGAGCGGTGAGTTGTTCGCCTCGGACCTCTGGGGGAGAGTTGATTTGCTCGAGAATCACTGACAGATCCAACTGCGGATTGAAGTCCGTCGAAACGCTGGCGATCCCACAGATGATGATCATGCCGATGACGACAGGGATATTGCCGGTTCTTGCAGTCCGGCCACCAAAAGCACCTGACGTCCCTCGCAGTTTCTTCTGTGCTTTTTGTTGCAAAGCGAGTTTGCGTTTCTTTTCCGCTTCCTCTTCCTTTCGCAGGCGTGCGGCTTCGGCGGTGACGTCAAACTTTGCCGCGCCGGGTGACTGTTTGAACTCATCCATGGCTTCTCGGGCCGTCGCGACATCTTTCTCGTCGCGAATCCAGATATCATGGGAGCTTTCGTCGTGGTCGACTTTCGCAGGGATCTTCAGGGTCTGCAGATAGTCGTTGAATTGGTCCGCCAGTTTGGGATCGGAAAAATTGCCGATTCGCCGCATATCAATCTTTCTTGTTCGAAACGAAAATGACATCCATGTTCTACGTTGATCACGTCAAAATTGCACGGGTGGGGACACAGCACGGCGGGGCTCAGCAAACGCCGAAATCCCGCCAAACGCGTGAGTGGACATGGGTGAGCTGTTTGTTCACGTTCGTTGTGCTGGGTTTGCCCGCGGCGGCGGATGATTTCCCCACCCCAATCAACACGGAACCTCTCGCAGAATTAAACGCCGACGGCAAGCTCGCCGGGCCCCCTCTGTTGTCTCCGCGAGAAGCAGCCGATTCGCTGGAGATGCCCGCGGGATTCACCGCAACGGTGTTTGCGAGTGAACCAGACGTGCAAAACCCAATTGATTTGGCCTGGGACCGGAAGGGCCAACTGTGGGTTGCGGAGAATTACACCTATGGTCAGCGTGGTGTTTCCTGGCGAGACGACCAACGCGATCGCGTGTTGGTGTTCAAGGACGAAAATCTTGACGGAGTCGCTGAGTCACGTTCTGTATTTTTGGATTCAGTGAGTCATTTGACCAGCGTCGAAGTGGGGCGAGGCGGCGTGTGGTTGATGTGCCCGCCGCAATTGTTGTTTGTTCCTGATGCTGACGGGGACGCGGTTCCCGATGGTCCTCCACAAGTCATCTTGGATGGGTTCACGATCGCGGAGCAGAACTATCACAATCTGGCCAACGGTTTGAGGTTCGGGCCGGACGGCTGGCTGTACGGACGTTGCGGTGGATCTTGTCCGGGGCGAATCGGCTTGCCAGGAACACCCGATGAGAACCGGACGGCACTTGAAGGTGGCATTTGGCGATACAACGTGGAAACGCGTCACTTCGAAGTGCTCTGCCATGGCACCACCAACCCTTGGGGTCATGACTTTGATCGCAACGGAGAGTTGTTCTTCATCAACACCGTCAACGGCCATCTGTGGCATGGCATCCACGGTGCCCACTTCCACCGACCATTCACCTTGGATCCGAACCCCAATGCCTACGAGTTGATCGATCAGCACGCCGATCACTACCACTTTGACACGTCCGGCAAATGGCAAGATTCACGCGATGGAGCGGCGAACGATTACGGCGGCGGACACGCTCACGTTGGCATGATGATTTACCAAGAGTCGACTTGGCCGACCGAGTACCAAGACGATTTGTACACGTTGAACTTCCACGGGCGTCGCGTGAACCGCGAACGATTGGAGCCTCATGGAACGGGGTATGTCGGCAAGCACGAGAAAGACCTGTTCCTGAGCGACGATGTTTGGTTCCGCGGGATGGAAATGTCCGCAGGCCCGGATGGCAACGTGATTGTTTTGGACTGGGCGGACTTGGGCGAATGCCATGAACACTCGGGAGTCCACCGATCCAGCGGTCGCATCTTTCAAATTCGTTACGAAGCCGGGACGCCAGACAACGTGGCCGATCGGTTGACGAAGCTGAACGAACCTGGAATCAACGTTGAGCAAACGATCGCGTTCCAGCTCGGTGGCGACCGTTGGTTCTCGCACCAGTCGCGTTTGCAGGTCGCTGAGGCTGTTGCCAGCGGAGCGGACGCAAGCGAGCTGAACGCGGAGTTGGTCAAATGGTTCGAAGATTACGATTCGACCGATCCACAGCAACGTTTGCGAATGCTCTGGACGCTCAATGTTTCTGGCGGACTGACTCGCAAAACGTTGCTCGAAAGTGTTGCCGATCCATCGCCGCACGTCCGTTCGTGGTGCTTTCGATTGATGGCGCAACACTGGCCGATTGACGATGTGTTTGGACCGACGTCGGCGAGTGTGGCAGCCGAGGAGAAGGTGCATGACGAATACCGTGCTTATTCGAGCGATATCCTGTCGCATGCGGAGGCCGATGTTGCTTCGGTACGATTGACGCTCGCGTCGATTCTGCAGCGTTTGCCTTTGGGTTCGCGAGGTGACTTAGCGGACTTCTTGACGGAATTGGATTCTGGCATCGAGGACGCTGACGATCACAACCAAGGATTGATGATTTGGTACGGCCTGATGTCGAGTGCGGAGAAGCATCCCGACGAGTTGCTCTTTGGCGGTGAGCAGTGCCAAATCCCAACGACCACACGACTCATTTCGCGAGCCTTGGCGGAAAGAGTCGACCAGCATCCGAAGGAATTTTCGCGTTTGGTGACGTCGGTGACTCGACGGCTTCGCGGTGATCACGACTTGGATGGCAAACCCAACGTGGCGTGCGCAGAAGCGTTTCTGGACGGTGTGTCAGCCGGAATCGTGGGAGTCCGAAAGGCTGAGCGACCGGAGGATTGGAGCGATTTTCAAACCGTGTTGTCGGCTCACGAAGAGTTGCAAACCAAGCACGCCGAGACGCTTCGGAAATTGAACACATTGTTTGGCGAAGGCCAAAGTGTCGGCGAGATGGCGATGATCGCTGGTGATGCGAACGCAGATGTCTTGGAACGATTGGCTGCGGTCCGCGGTTTGATCGAAACCAGAGGGGCAGATGATGCCATCGCCGATTCATACATCGTTCGATTAGCAATGCCACTAATCAAGGACCCTCGCGTTAATGCAAAGTTGGCTCCGGCGTTGTCGACCATTGAGTTGCCCGAAGTGGGAAGTTTGTTGCTCGACAACCTGAATCGATTTCGTGCACCGCGGCGATCGGGCGTGGTGGGGCTCCTCTGTTCCCGGGACGTTTTCGCCGACGTGCTGTTGACAGCGATTGAGCAAAAGAAGCGTCCCAAGGACATTTTGACCGCTTCTCATGTGCGAACGATTCTTTCACTTGAGAACAATGCGTTGACCGAGCGAGTCGAAAACGTTTGGGGGCGAATCAAGGACACGCCTGACGATCGCAAACAAGAAATCGACCGTTGGACGCAATCTTTGACACGTGAACGATTGAGTCGGGCAGATTTGCCAGCCGGCCGGGCTTTGTTTCAAACCGCGTGTGCGAACTGTCACCAATTGTTCGGAACCGGAAACAAGGTCGGACCGGATTTGACGGGGGCTCAGCGGAGCGATCTTGGATATCTGTTGCACAACATCGTTGACCCTGATTCGGTGGTCGGGGCAGATTACCGTGCGACCAAGATTGTCACTGTGGATGGAAGGCTGTTGGTCGGTTTGGTGACTCAACGAACGCGGCAGACCACGACAATCGTTGCTGCCGATCAGACGTGGGTTCTGCCCAACGATGACATCGAACTGGAGTCGGTGACTGAGCAATCACCGATGCCAAGCGGTTTGTTGCAACCGATGACGGAGCAGCAGGTGGTCGACTTGATCGGATACCTGAAGAGCCCGACCCAAGTCGCGTTGCCGGACGGGAAGTAGGTGGGCGTTTGTTGCGATGGAGCAGCACTCGATCCGAATTCTGGCGAATCCGGCTACGGTTGAACGGTAGGTTTGTTGCTTAGCACCTAGTTTTCGAACTCGGTGTCGCTGAGTTCGAAGACGACCTGGACTGACGCGGAGAGTGTCATCAGGCCAGCTTCGATTGAGCCGCCCGAGGATTCGGATCCAAACAATTGCATGCTGGTGCTGAATGGATCGGAACCTCGGGATGTTTCCTGAACGCTCAGCACGCGAGCGACTTTGGCATCGAGGGCTCCCGCCATGTCACTGGCCTTTTCACGCGCGGCAGCGATCGCTTTGATGCGAGCGGCGCGGCGATGTTGAATCTGATCGGAGTTCATCCACTGGATACCAGCGATGGAGTTGACTCCGCGTTCCAGGATTCCGGTGTAGACCGTTTCAAACTGCTTGATGTCTCGGACCATGATCGTCAACTGCCGGCTGGCCGAATATCCGATGGGTTGGTTCTTCTGCAGTTGATCACGAATGTTTGAGGTGGGAGCTTGGTTTGGAGCGACTTGCTGTGGCGTTGAGTCGCCAAAAAGATCGTCGAGCCCTTGCGACTGCTGCACCGCGTAGGTTTGCTTTGCGTATTGCCCCTTTTGACCTTTTGGGTAAATGGGTGAAAGCACGATTGATTCCGTACGTATGTCCTTGGCTTCGATCCCTCGGCTCTTCAGAAACTGCACCACGCGGTTGACTTGCTCGGAGGTTCTGCGGGCCGCGTCGGTTACCTCTTCCTCCCGTGACTCAATCGCGAAACGCAACGTCACGCTGTCGGGTGCAACCTTTGTGTCGGCGGTGGCGTGCACGGTTAATTTCGACCGAGTGTCGATGCCTTCATCCGCGATGCAGTGCGTCAACGGCAGGGCAGTGGTCGCGGTGATCGCCGCAATGATCACACGGGATTTCCAAACGTTGCGAATTGACATGCGAGGGCTCCTTGGATGGGGAAGAACCAGTGGGGCCCTCATTCTAGTGCATCCGCCAGCAATGGACTTTCACTCAGTTAATCCTTTGAATCCGATGCACCCAGTCAACGTCGCTGGTCTCAGAGGTGAGAGCATTTTTATCCGATCGACGTTTGAAATTCACGTATGAATTGTTGGACGACCGGACGATTGGTCAGCCGTGGATTGATATGAGGACGCTTTTCCAACAGCCAAGCTTGAGCCTGTTCGGGAGTCATCTCTTTATGAGCAATCAGCCAACAAATCGCGATGGTGGCACTACGAGCCCGACCGGCTTTGCAGTGAATGTAGACTGCTTTGCCTGATTCGACATTTCGTTGAATGAAGGCGACACCCGTGATCACGTCTTGCAGACTGGGGTGCGTGAAGTCGGTAATCGGCAGATGCAGTTGCTCGATGTCGTGTTTGGAATACTCATCGACGGGCCCGACATACTCTTCGCAAGTGTTGACGACACCGCCGACATTGAGTTCCGCCATTTGCGGGACGTCACGAGCGAAAGGTCGAGCACCGACGATTACCAACGGATCGATCCAGTCAAACCAATTGCGGACTTTGAGAACACGTCCCAGCAACATGTTCCACCACAACGTCGGGAGGAACACGATGCGGGCGTACAATCGCCTCAGCCAACCGGACTGGATGGGACCGCTCACGCCGTGTGGATCGCTCGATCGTCGATGGCCAAAGCGGCTTCGTGCACCGCTTCGGACAGGGTTGGGTGAGCGTGGCAGGTGCGGGCGATGTCTTCGCTGCTGGCACCAAATTCCATTGCGGCGGCGGCTTCCGCAATCATGTCGCCGGCACGCGGGCCGATGATGTGCACGCCGAGCACTCGATCGGTGGCGGCGTCGGCGAGAATTTTAACTCGGCCATCGATGTCGCCCAATGTGCGGGCTCGGCCGTTGGCCCCCAGAGGACAGACACCCTTGTTGTATTCGATGCCGGCTTCCTTCAGTTCTTCTTCCGTTTTGCCGACCATCGCGATTTCGGGGTGGGTGAAGACGATCGCGGGGAT of the Rhodopirellula baltica SH 1 genome contains:
- a CDS encoding rhomboid family intramembrane serine protease, with the protein product MSFSFRTRKIDMRRIGNFSDPKLADQFNDYLQTLKIPAKVDHDESSHDIWIRDEKDVATAREAMDEFKQSPGAAKFDVTAEAARLRKEEEAEKKRKLALQQKAQKKLRGTSGAFGGRTARTGNIPVVIGMIIICGIASVSTDFNPQLDLSVILEQINSPPEVRGEQLTAREKLVVALNFASPIDYATTGDAWVSIKKGEIWRLVTPAFLHGSTMHLVFNMMALFTLGSVVERLHGSWFLGSLLLASHIIGMIVQVVLPDWLESPMAVGASGAVFGVFGFIWIRPRFQPSYPVGIPPFNVYLMLGFMFACMTPLIQGIANGAHVGGLLTGMAVAALAPKSI
- a CDS encoding PVC-type heme-binding CxxCH protein produces the protein MTSMFYVDHVKIARVGTQHGGAQQTPKSRQTREWTWVSCLFTFVVLGLPAAADDFPTPINTEPLAELNADGKLAGPPLLSPREAADSLEMPAGFTATVFASEPDVQNPIDLAWDRKGQLWVAENYTYGQRGVSWRDDQRDRVLVFKDENLDGVAESRSVFLDSVSHLTSVEVGRGGVWLMCPPQLLFVPDADGDAVPDGPPQVILDGFTIAEQNYHNLANGLRFGPDGWLYGRCGGSCPGRIGLPGTPDENRTALEGGIWRYNVETRHFEVLCHGTTNPWGHDFDRNGELFFINTVNGHLWHGIHGAHFHRPFTLDPNPNAYELIDQHADHYHFDTSGKWQDSRDGAANDYGGGHAHVGMMIYQESTWPTEYQDDLYTLNFHGRRVNRERLEPHGTGYVGKHEKDLFLSDDVWFRGMEMSAGPDGNVIVLDWADLGECHEHSGVHRSSGRIFQIRYEAGTPDNVADRLTKLNEPGINVEQTIAFQLGGDRWFSHQSRLQVAEAVASGADASELNAELVKWFEDYDSTDPQQRLRMLWTLNVSGGLTRKTLLESVADPSPHVRSWCFRLMAQHWPIDDVFGPTSASVAAEEKVHDEYRAYSSDILSHAEADVASVRLTLASILQRLPLGSRGDLADFLTELDSGIEDADDHNQGLMIWYGLMSSAEKHPDELLFGGEQCQIPTTTRLISRALAERVDQHPKEFSRLVTSVTRRLRGDHDLDGKPNVACAEAFLDGVSAGIVGVRKAERPEDWSDFQTVLSAHEELQTKHAETLRKLNTLFGEGQSVGEMAMIAGDANADVLERLAAVRGLIETRGADDAIADSYIVRLAMPLIKDPRVNAKLAPALSTIELPEVGSLLLDNLNRFRAPRRSGVVGLLCSRDVFADVLLTAIEQKKRPKDILTASHVRTILSLENNALTERVENVWGRIKDTPDDRKQEIDRWTQSLTRERLSRADLPAGRALFQTACANCHQLFGTGNKVGPDLTGAQRSDLGYLLHNIVDPDSVVGADYRATKIVTVDGRLLVGLVTQRTRQTTTIVAADQTWVLPNDDIELESVTEQSPMPSGLLQPMTEQQVVDLIGYLKSPTQVALPDGK
- a CDS encoding SIMPL domain-containing protein, which translates into the protein MSIRNVWKSRVIIAAITATTALPLTHCIADEGIDTRSKLTVHATADTKVAPDSVTLRFAIESREEEVTDAARRTSEQVNRVVQFLKSRGIEAKDIRTESIVLSPIYPKGQKGQYAKQTYAVQQSQGLDDLFGDSTPQQVAPNQAPTSNIRDQLQKNQPIGYSASRQLTIMVRDIKQFETVYTGILERGVNSIAGIQWMNSDQIQHRRAARIKAIAAAREKASDMAGALDAKVARVLSVQETSRGSDPFSTSMQLFGSESSGGSIEAGLMTLSASVQVVFELSDTEFEN
- a CDS encoding phosphatidylglycerophosphatase and protein-tyrosine phosphatase 1 family protein, with amino-acid sequence MSGPIQSGWLRRLYARIVFLPTLWWNMLLGRVLKVRNWFDWIDPLVIVGARPFARDVPQMAELNVGGVVNTCEEYVGPVDEYSKHDIEQLHLPITDFTHPSLQDVITGVAFIQRNVESGKAVYIHCKAGRARSATIAICWLIAHKEMTPEQAQAWLLEKRPHINPRLTNRPVVQQFIREFQTSIG